CCTAAACCACTTTTAGTGAACAGCTGGAGGATGAGGCAATGTGAATGTTCAGAATTGTTGTGTTTGTAGGCATTCTGGCTGCCCTCTGTCCCCGCCTATTGCCTGCTGCGCCTGACGGCGAGCACACCGTACAGGGCGGTCAGGCACAGGCAGAGCGGGGTGTACAGCCGCGCATCGTTGCGGGCAAACCGGCTCTCGGTACGCTGCCGGGTCAAGCCGACCGTGCGGCCATCCCCGACGGCCCGCAGCAGGAACACGAGGGTGGTCAGGCGCAAGGGCCAGCGCATCCGGGGCGAGGTGGCGTCCAGGGCGGCCGCGCTCATGCCCGCCAGCCCTGCGGCCACACCCAGCGTCATCACGGGGGAGGGCATGAACAGCGGTCCGCCGCCGTCCGCCTCGGGGAGGGCCGCTGTCAGCCCCACCTTGCCGCCGGCTGCCCAGTACACATGCACGGACGCGATGGTGCCCGTGAGCAGGGCCGCACCGATGGAGACGGCACGGTGGGCAGTCAAGGCTTGAAGCATGGGCACATCACACCCTGCCCAGGGCTGCGGAATGTCCCTGGCAACACCCAAGTGCGTTGGGACGCGATATGGGGCACCTTACCGCTCGTCGCACGGTGGTCACAGGAGAGGGCATCCTGCGTGGTGCGCGGCTCCGACGCATTGAGG
This sequence is a window from Deinococcus humi. Protein-coding genes within it:
- a CDS encoding DUF3995 domain-containing protein — translated: MTAHRAVSIGAALLTGTIASVHVYWAAGGKVGLTAALPEADGGGPLFMPSPVMTLGVAAGLAGMSAAALDATSPRMRWPLRLTTLVFLLRAVGDGRTVGLTRQRTESRFARNDARLYTPLCLCLTALYGVLAVRRSRQ